The Salegentibacter mishustinae genome includes a window with the following:
- a CDS encoding PfkB family carbohydrate kinase codes for MSKLLIVGTVAFDAIETPFGKTDKILGGAGTYIGLSASQFNVDSAVVSVVGDDFPQEYLDLLTKNNINIEGIEVVPGGKTFFWSGRYHNDLNSRDTLDTQLNVLADFKPVVPIEYKGAEIVMLGNLHPLVQLSVLEQLESPKLAILDTMNFWMDNALEDLMKVINKVDVITINDEEARQLSGEYSLAKAAKKIATMGPKYVVIKKGEHGALLFHEEQVFFAPALPLEEVFDPTGAGDTFAGGFAGYIAKTGDISFENMKNAIIYGSNLASFCVEKFGTERMVELSGEEVDSRLEEFKKLTQFEIALT; via the coding sequence ATGAGTAAATTACTGATTGTAGGCACTGTAGCCTTTGATGCTATTGAAACCCCATTTGGAAAAACAGATAAAATTCTTGGAGGTGCAGGAACCTATATTGGGCTTTCGGCCTCGCAGTTTAATGTAGATAGCGCAGTGGTATCTGTTGTAGGAGACGATTTTCCTCAGGAATATCTTGACCTACTTACCAAAAACAATATAAATATAGAAGGAATTGAAGTGGTTCCCGGCGGAAAAACCTTCTTTTGGAGTGGCCGTTACCATAACGACCTTAACTCGAGGGATACTTTAGACACGCAGCTAAATGTACTGGCCGATTTTAAGCCGGTAGTACCAATTGAATATAAAGGCGCTGAAATTGTGATGTTGGGGAACCTGCATCCTTTGGTTCAACTTAGCGTTTTAGAGCAACTTGAATCTCCAAAACTTGCCATCCTTGATACCATGAACTTCTGGATGGATAATGCCCTGGAAGATTTAATGAAGGTAATTAATAAAGTAGATGTGATCACTATTAATGATGAAGAGGCCCGCCAACTTTCTGGCGAATACTCTTTAGCAAAAGCTGCAAAAAAGATCGCAACGATGGGGCCAAAATATGTGGTGATTAAAAAAGGTGAACACGGCGCATTACTATTCCACGAAGAGCAGGTATTCTTTGCCCCCGCCCTTCCATTAGAAGAAGTTTTTGACCCAACCGGAGCCGGAGACACTTTTGCAGGTGGTTTTGCAGGATATATTGCAAAAACCGGCGACATAAGCTTTGAGAATATGAAAAACGCCATTATTTATGGTTCTAATCTCGCCTCCTTCTGCGTAGAGAAATTTGGCACCGAGAGGATGGTAGAACTTTCAGGCGAGGAAGTGGATTCGCGCCTCGAGGAGTTTAAGAAATTAACTCAGTTTGAAATAGCATTAACCTAA
- the kbl gene encoding glycine C-acetyltransferase yields MYGSIKQHLEKELEQIKDDGLFKKERIITGPQDAVIKISTGQEVINFCANNYLGLSSHPEVIKAAKDTMDTHGFGMSSVRFICGTQDIHKELEQKIADFYGTEDTILYAACFDANGGIFEPLLTKEDAIISDSLNHASIIDGVRLCKAARYRYQNGDMADLEKQLKDANEKGARFKLIVTDGVFSMDGLVAPLDEICDLADKYDALVMIDECHATGFIGEKGIGTLEEKGVMDRVDIITGTLGKALGGAMGGYTTAKKEIIELLRQRSRPYLFSNSLAPSIVGASIKVFDMLENDNSLREKLKSNTQYFKQGIKDAGFDIIDGESAIVPVMLYDAKLSQKMADRLLEEGIYVIGFFYPVVPKEKARIRVQLSAAHEQEHLDKAIEAFTRVGKELGVI; encoded by the coding sequence ATGTACGGATCAATAAAACAACATTTAGAAAAAGAGCTGGAACAAATTAAAGACGACGGCCTTTTCAAAAAAGAACGAATAATTACCGGCCCACAGGATGCGGTGATCAAAATTTCTACCGGGCAGGAAGTGATTAACTTTTGTGCCAATAATTATTTAGGATTATCCTCCCACCCAGAAGTTATAAAAGCCGCAAAAGACACTATGGACACCCACGGTTTCGGAATGTCTAGTGTTCGATTTATTTGTGGAACCCAGGATATTCATAAAGAACTGGAGCAAAAAATAGCCGATTTCTACGGAACAGAAGACACCATTCTGTATGCTGCGTGCTTTGATGCGAACGGTGGAATTTTTGAACCCCTTTTAACCAAAGAAGATGCGATAATTTCAGATTCACTAAACCACGCGTCTATTATTGATGGGGTGCGCTTATGTAAAGCAGCAAGATACCGCTACCAAAACGGCGATATGGCCGATTTGGAAAAACAACTTAAAGACGCCAATGAAAAAGGAGCGAGATTTAAGCTTATTGTAACCGATGGTGTTTTCTCTATGGATGGGCTTGTAGCTCCTCTTGATGAAATTTGTGATCTAGCCGATAAATATGACGCACTGGTAATGATAGACGAATGCCACGCTACCGGATTTATTGGAGAAAAAGGAATTGGTACCCTGGAAGAAAAAGGAGTGATGGACAGAGTAGATATCATTACAGGAACTCTGGGTAAAGCACTTGGTGGCGCTATGGGCGGTTACACAACGGCTAAAAAAGAAATTATAGAGTTACTACGACAGCGTTCAAGACCATATTTGTTTTCTAATTCGCTAGCGCCTTCTATTGTAGGGGCTTCGATAAAGGTCTTTGATATGTTAGAGAACGACAACAGTTTACGCGAGAAACTAAAAAGCAATACTCAATATTTTAAACAGGGAATTAAAGATGCCGGTTTTGATATTATAGATGGAGAATCAGCAATAGTTCCGGTAATGTTATATGACGCTAAATTATCTCAAAAAATGGCCGACAGGTTACTGGAAGAAGGAATTTACGTAATTGGATTCTTTTATCCTGTGGTTCCTAAAGAAAAGGCGAGAATTAGAGTACAACTCTCCGCAGCTCATGAGCAGGAACATTTAGATAAAGCTATTGAAGCATTTACAAGGGTTGGCAAAGAATTAGGAGTAATTTAA
- a CDS encoding superoxide dismutase codes for MAFELPKLKYAFDALEPHIDAKTMEIHHGKHHAGYTKKLNAAIEGTDLEGKTIENILENLDKSNTAVRNNGGGFYNHRLFWEIMSPDGGGKPEGDLAKAIDNAFGSFEAFKDEFSKAAAGQFGSGWAWLCVHEGGKVEICSTANQDNPLMPGIGCGGTPILGIDVWEHAYYLNYQNRRPDYIDAFFNVIDWKEVGSRYAKQK; via the coding sequence ATGGCTTTTGAGTTACCAAAGTTAAAATATGCTTTTGATGCATTAGAACCACATATAGATGCGAAAACCATGGAAATTCACCACGGCAAGCACCACGCAGGTTATACTAAGAAATTAAACGCTGCAATTGAAGGCACCGACCTTGAAGGAAAAACCATAGAGAATATCCTTGAAAATCTTGATAAATCTAATACTGCTGTGAGAAACAACGGTGGCGGATTTTATAACCACAGATTATTTTGGGAAATCATGTCTCCAGATGGTGGCGGGAAACCAGAAGGCGATCTTGCGAAAGCGATAGATAACGCATTTGGTTCTTTTGAAGCTTTTAAAGATGAATTTTCTAAAGCAGCCGCAGGACAGTTTGGTTCTGGATGGGCTTGGCTTTGTGTTCACGAAGGTGGAAAGGTAGAAATTTGCTCTACTGCAAATCAGGATAATCCATTAATGCCAGGAATTGGCTGCGGAGGAACTCCAATTTTAGGAATTGATGTTTGGGAGCACGCATACTACCTAAACTACCAAAACCGTCGTCCAGATTATATTGATGCATTCTTTAATGTTATCGACTGGAAAGAAGTAGGAAGCAGATATGCTAAGCAGAAGTAA
- a CDS encoding UvrD-helicase domain-containing protein has product MTNNFTIYNASAGSGKTFTLVKEYLLLLFKSEKNDAYKNILAITFTNKAVDEMKSRIISSLRGFTAEKTSAKNNPLFKIIAEETNLPEAALKTKAAKILKSIIHNYATFEVSTIDGFTHRVLRTFAKDLGLPVNFEIALNTRQILMEAVDRLISKAGTDKDLTKVLVAFAISKTDDDKSWDIAKDLFEISELLIGENHQEALKQLKGKTTEDFRKFKEKISSEIKKTEAIIAETSTEFFDLVESNNIEEKDFSGGYVYKHFVKLRDKKPIDGFEKAWMLKLESAPLYTKSNKNQAVKDALDSIQSLIVSLFEISKRAYLNLDFLEAIRKNLTQLSLLNAINQEVELIKKERNLILISEFNPKISAQVKDQPAPFIYERLGERYQNYFIDEFQDTSQMQWENLIPLIDNKLSSENPGDPASAMLVGDAKQSIYRWRGGKAEQFIDLCLETNPFSIEKRVENLPNNYRSGSQIVNFNNSLFNYAAGTLQHPSYSSLFQESKQNPQAGDFGYVNIDFIEAENATEEHEIYPEKILEIIQNLDRKNFRKGDICILTRKKKEGVTIANYLSEHNIPVVSSETLLVANSPEVNFIAHLLEFSINPKDNNLKLELFDFLAEFLQIENRYPIISANLKKDGRAFFHWLKDYDIDFDLDKIRQLSVYEAAEYIIRSFSLVETSNAYVQFFLDFIFESTQKATAGIADFIDLWKQEIESLSIVVPKAEDAVQIMTIHKSKGLEFPVVIYPYANSDSKSTRMDSLWLPMEAPLDEIPMNYLSASDKMLNWGPKASDIYSELIHQKELDTLNVLYVACTRASQQLYLLSKKEIDAKGNEKAYKTSGLLIGFLKEIGRWDANINTYEFGEIGSPEISEESHSENIISETFYSSATQNKAVNIVTKSGMLWDSKQEEAIEKGEILHELLAQINYKAQVKPVVAQAINDGIITKDSAEKIEKLLLEITDHPQLSAFYTEEAKNYNERDILTPEGKRLRPDRINFLGNTVNIIDYKTGKFDTAHETQINTYAAVLEDVGYSIGSKNLVYTNKALKVHLV; this is encoded by the coding sequence TTGACTAACAATTTTACCATTTACAATGCTTCCGCAGGATCGGGAAAAACTTTTACCCTGGTTAAAGAATATTTGCTTCTATTATTTAAAAGCGAAAAAAACGATGCTTATAAAAACATTTTAGCAATTACGTTTACCAATAAGGCGGTAGACGAGATGAAATCCAGGATTATAAGTAGTTTGAGAGGTTTTACTGCTGAAAAAACTTCGGCTAAAAACAATCCGCTTTTTAAAATTATTGCTGAAGAAACCAATTTACCTGAAGCAGCGCTTAAAACTAAAGCCGCAAAGATCCTAAAAAGCATTATCCACAATTACGCAACCTTTGAAGTTTCTACTATTGACGGATTTACCCACAGGGTTCTTAGAACTTTTGCTAAAGACCTGGGATTACCCGTAAATTTTGAGATTGCTCTAAATACGCGGCAAATTCTAATGGAAGCTGTAGATAGGCTTATAAGTAAAGCCGGCACAGATAAAGATCTCACCAAAGTACTTGTTGCCTTTGCCATAAGTAAAACCGATGATGATAAAAGCTGGGATATCGCAAAAGACCTTTTTGAAATCTCTGAATTACTTATTGGCGAAAACCATCAGGAAGCATTAAAGCAACTCAAAGGAAAAACTACTGAAGATTTCCGGAAATTTAAGGAGAAGATAAGTTCAGAAATTAAAAAGACCGAAGCTATAATTGCGGAAACCAGTACCGAATTTTTTGACCTTGTTGAAAGTAATAATATTGAAGAAAAAGACTTTAGCGGCGGATACGTTTATAAACATTTTGTAAAGTTAAGAGATAAAAAGCCTATTGATGGCTTTGAAAAAGCCTGGATGCTAAAGCTGGAAAGCGCTCCACTTTACACAAAGTCGAATAAAAACCAGGCAGTAAAAGATGCGCTCGATAGCATCCAATCTTTAATAGTTAGTCTTTTTGAAATTTCGAAAAGAGCCTATCTAAACCTTGATTTTCTTGAGGCCATTAGAAAAAACCTCACCCAGCTTTCACTTCTTAACGCGATAAACCAGGAAGTGGAACTTATCAAAAAGGAACGCAACCTAATTCTAATTTCAGAATTTAACCCAAAAATTAGCGCCCAGGTTAAAGACCAGCCCGCACCATTTATTTACGAAAGGCTCGGCGAACGCTATCAGAATTATTTTATTGATGAGTTTCAGGACACCTCGCAGATGCAGTGGGAAAACTTAATCCCGCTAATCGATAATAAACTTTCTTCTGAAAATCCAGGAGATCCGGCAAGTGCTATGCTGGTTGGTGACGCCAAACAATCTATTTACAGGTGGCGCGGTGGAAAAGCCGAGCAATTTATAGACCTATGTTTAGAAACCAATCCGTTTAGTATTGAAAAACGAGTAGAAAACCTTCCCAATAATTACCGTAGCGGAAGCCAGATTGTAAACTTCAACAATAGTTTATTCAATTATGCAGCGGGCACTTTACAACATCCCTCCTATTCCAGTTTATTTCAGGAAAGCAAGCAAAATCCGCAGGCTGGTGACTTTGGCTATGTAAATATCGATTTTATTGAAGCTGAAAATGCTACCGAAGAACATGAGATTTATCCTGAGAAAATCCTCGAAATAATTCAAAACCTGGATCGGAAAAACTTCAGGAAGGGAGATATCTGCATTTTAACCCGCAAAAAGAAGGAAGGTGTCACTATCGCAAATTATTTAAGTGAGCATAATATTCCGGTAGTATCTTCAGAAACTTTATTGGTGGCCAATTCACCAGAAGTGAATTTTATCGCTCATTTACTGGAATTTTCAATAAATCCTAAAGACAATAATTTAAAACTTGAACTATTTGATTTCCTGGCCGAGTTTTTACAAATAGAAAACCGCTATCCTATCATTTCAGCAAATTTAAAGAAAGACGGCAGGGCATTTTTTCACTGGTTAAAAGATTATGATATCGATTTCGACCTTGATAAAATAAGACAACTTTCGGTTTATGAAGCCGCAGAATATATTATTCGAAGTTTTTCTTTAGTAGAAACTTCCAATGCTTATGTGCAGTTTTTCCTCGATTTTATCTTTGAAAGCACTCAAAAAGCAACCGCCGGTATAGCCGATTTTATCGATTTATGGAAACAAGAAATAGAAAGTCTAAGCATTGTAGTTCCAAAGGCTGAAGATGCTGTTCAAATAATGACCATTCATAAATCTAAAGGCCTGGAATTTCCGGTGGTGATCTATCCTTATGCTAATTCCGATTCTAAAAGCACGCGTATGGATTCACTTTGGTTACCCATGGAGGCGCCATTAGATGAAATTCCTATGAATTACCTGAGCGCATCAGATAAAATGCTGAATTGGGGCCCAAAAGCTTCAGATATTTATTCGGAGTTGATTCATCAAAAAGAACTCGATACTTTAAATGTACTTTATGTAGCCTGCACCCGAGCTTCGCAACAGTTGTATTTGCTAAGCAAAAAAGAAATAGATGCAAAAGGAAATGAAAAAGCTTATAAGACTTCAGGCTTGCTAATAGGCTTTTTAAAAGAAATTGGAAGATGGGATGCCAATATCAATACTTATGAATTTGGTGAAATTGGAAGCCCGGAAATTTCAGAAGAAAGTCATTCAGAAAATATTATTTCAGAAACATTCTATTCTTCAGCCACGCAAAATAAAGCGGTAAATATCGTGACAAAATCGGGAATGCTATGGGACAGTAAACAGGAAGAAGCCATAGAAAAAGGAGAAATTCTGCACGAATTATTGGCGCAAATAAATTATAAGGCCCAGGTAAAACCTGTGGTTGCTCAAGCTATAAACGATGGGATCATCACTAAAGATTCTGCAGAAAAAATAGAAAAATTGCTTCTTGAAATAACTGATCATCCACAGCTTTCAGCATTTTACACCGAAGAAGCTAAAAATTATAATGAGCGTGACATTTTAACCCCCGAAGGCAAAAGATTAAGGCCAGACCGCATTAATTTTTTAGGAAACACGGTGAATATTATAGATTATAAAACCGGGAAATTTGATACCGCTCACGAAACACAAATTAATACGTATGCCGCGGTTTTAGAAGACGTGGGCTACAGCATAGGAAGCAAAAACCTTGTTTATACAAATAAAGCGCTTAAAGTGCACCTTGTTTAA
- a CDS encoding OmpA family protein: MKHLSKILFATMLVLGITSMNAQDANNPWSIGIQTNAVDFYPTGEDAPLGGTFDEYFNTGDHWNILPSVSRLTVGRYIGSGFVFELAGSLNQIEDYGDMGVPQMAYYAIDGSFNYSLRALLNDGWIDPVVGIGGGYTSIADNGDAPISDLNAATLNGKVGLNFWFSDNIALTLESNYKHVFDVDGATHFQHAGGVKFMFGGTDSDGDGIYDKDDECPETPGLPEFNGCPDSDGDGIQDRMDNCPDEAGLAEFDGCPDSDGDGVPDPEDECPEEAGSVEMNGCPDADGDGVADNEDECPNEAGPAENDGCPYEDMDDDGVLDKDDDCPEVAGTAANNGCPEPDVEVISELNEYSQTVLFDLNKATIRQESEEALKSIAEIMNEYPNTIFHIEGHTDSTGSAEYNEKLSRERAASVEAWLEENGVPSSRLTSEGYGEERPIATNNTAAGRQDNRRVEISLDKNKEVKDSDSSME; encoded by the coding sequence ATGAAACATCTTAGCAAAATTTTATTCGCTACAATGTTGGTTCTGGGCATTACTTCTATGAATGCACAGGATGCTAACAATCCCTGGTCTATTGGGATTCAAACCAATGCGGTAGATTTCTATCCAACTGGTGAGGATGCTCCATTAGGAGGGACTTTTGATGAGTACTTTAACACTGGAGATCACTGGAATATCCTGCCTTCTGTCTCAAGATTAACAGTAGGTCGTTATATTGGTAGTGGTTTTGTATTTGAACTTGCTGGTTCTTTAAACCAAATTGAAGATTATGGCGATATGGGAGTTCCGCAAATGGCATATTATGCTATAGACGGTTCTTTTAATTACAGCTTAAGAGCTTTACTAAATGACGGGTGGATTGACCCTGTAGTTGGTATTGGTGGTGGTTACACTAGCATTGCTGATAACGGTGACGCTCCTATCTCAGATCTTAATGCAGCAACGCTAAACGGTAAGGTTGGACTAAACTTCTGGTTTAGCGACAATATTGCTTTAACATTAGAATCTAACTATAAGCATGTTTTTGATGTTGATGGTGCAACACACTTTCAACACGCCGGTGGTGTAAAATTCATGTTTGGAGGAACTGACTCTGATGGTGACGGAATCTACGATAAAGATGACGAATGTCCTGAAACTCCTGGTTTACCAGAATTTAACGGATGTCCTGATTCTGACGGTGATGGAATCCAGGACCGTATGGATAACTGTCCAGACGAAGCTGGTTTAGCTGAATTTGACGGATGTCCTGATTCTGATGGTGACGGAGTTCCAGATCCAGAAGATGAATGTCCAGAAGAAGCTGGTTCTGTTGAAATGAATGGATGTCCTGATGCTGACGGCGACGGAGTTGCTGATAACGAAGACGAATGTCCAAACGAAGCAGGTCCTGCTGAGAACGATGGTTGTCCTTACGAAGATATGGATGATGACGGTGTTCTAGACAAGGATGATGATTGTCCTGAAGTAGCTGGAACTGCAGCCAACAATGGTTGTCCAGAGCCAGACGTAGAAGTTATCTCTGAATTGAATGAATATTCTCAAACTGTGTTGTTCGACTTGAACAAAGCTACAATTAGACAAGAATCTGAAGAGGCTTTAAAGTCTATCGCAGAGATTATGAACGAATATCCTAACACTATCTTCCATATTGAAGGTCACACAGATAGTACTGGTAGCGCTGAGTATAACGAGAAACTTTCTCGTGAGCGTGCTGCTTCTGTAGAAGCGTGGTTAGAAGAAAATGGTGTACCAAGCAGCAGATTAACTTCTGAAGGTTATGGTGAAGAAAGACCAATTGCTACTAACAACACTGCAGCTGGAAGACAAGATAACCGTAGAGTAGAAATTTCTTTAGATAAGAATAAAGAAGTAAAAGATTCTGATTCTTCTATGGAGTAA
- a CDS encoding amidophosphoribosyltransferase, with translation MSDALKHECGIAQIRLLKPLEYYKEKYGTAFYGINKMYLMMEKQHNRGQDGAGFANIKLNTAPGDRYISRIRSNAAQPIQDIFEQINGRINDEIKANPEYADNVDLQKKNLPYVGEVYLGHVRYGTFGKNSIESVHPFLRQNNWMHRNLIVAGNFNMTNVNQLFNNLVELGQHPKEKADTVTVMEKIGHFLDSEVEKLYKKLKKQGFSKVTASPLIAEKLNVAKILRKSSKNWDGGYAMAGMLGHGDSFVLRDPAGIRPAYYYKDDEVVVVASERPVIQTAFNVDFNDVHELPPGHAIITKKSGEVNIKEILEPLERKACSFERIYFSRGSDAEIYKERKMLGRLLMPEVLKSINHDTINTVFSFIPNTAETSFYGMVEAAQDELNKQKNDAILAEKDTLTDARLQEILAHRLRTEKIAIKDVKLRTFITEDSSRDDLVAHVYDVTYGVVKPEDSLVIIDDSIVRGTTLKKSIIKMMDRLNPRQIVVVSSAPQIRYPDCYGIDMARLEGLVAFRAALELLKDNNQYDIVEKVYEKCKLQVDLADEEVKNFVKEIYEPFTDEQISDKISELLCDTDVKADVKVIYQTVDNLHKACPKNLGDWYFTGNYPTNGGNRVVNRAFINFYEGNEGRAY, from the coding sequence ATGAGTGACGCCTTAAAACACGAATGTGGGATTGCCCAAATACGATTGTTAAAACCCCTGGAATACTATAAAGAAAAATATGGTACAGCCTTTTACGGGATTAACAAAATGTATTTAATGATGGAAAAACAGCATAACCGCGGCCAGGATGGCGCCGGTTTTGCTAACATCAAATTAAATACCGCCCCTGGAGATCGCTATATAAGCCGAATTAGATCTAATGCGGCACAACCAATTCAGGATATTTTTGAGCAGATAAACGGAAGAATTAACGACGAAATTAAAGCCAACCCTGAGTATGCTGATAATGTTGATCTTCAAAAAAAGAACCTTCCTTATGTAGGGGAAGTTTATCTTGGGCACGTTCGCTACGGGACTTTTGGAAAGAATAGTATAGAAAGTGTACACCCGTTTCTTAGACAGAATAACTGGATGCATCGTAACCTGATTGTTGCGGGGAATTTTAATATGACCAATGTAAACCAGCTTTTTAATAACCTTGTAGAACTTGGGCAGCATCCAAAAGAAAAAGCCGATACCGTTACGGTAATGGAAAAAATTGGTCATTTCCTGGATTCTGAAGTAGAGAAACTCTATAAAAAATTAAAGAAACAGGGATTCTCTAAAGTTACTGCTTCTCCTTTAATTGCTGAGAAATTAAACGTGGCAAAAATTCTTAGAAAATCTTCTAAAAACTGGGATGGCGGTTATGCTATGGCAGGTATGTTAGGCCACGGAGATTCATTTGTTTTACGTGATCCTGCAGGAATTCGTCCCGCGTATTATTACAAAGACGACGAGGTGGTGGTAGTGGCATCAGAAAGGCCGGTAATTCAAACTGCCTTTAATGTAGACTTTAATGATGTTCACGAATTGCCGCCGGGACACGCTATTATTACCAAAAAAAGCGGAGAGGTAAATATTAAAGAAATCCTTGAGCCTTTAGAGCGAAAAGCCTGTTCTTTTGAGCGTATTTATTTTTCCCGCGGAAGCGATGCCGAGATCTATAAAGAACGTAAAATGCTTGGGCGTTTATTGATGCCTGAAGTACTAAAATCTATAAACCACGACACGATCAATACGGTCTTCTCTTTTATTCCAAATACTGCGGAAACAAGTTTCTACGGGATGGTAGAAGCCGCACAGGATGAATTAAACAAGCAGAAGAACGATGCAATTCTAGCTGAAAAAGATACGTTAACCGATGCGCGACTTCAGGAAATACTTGCGCACAGGTTACGTACCGAAAAAATTGCGATTAAAGACGTAAAGCTTAGAACTTTTATTACTGAAGATAGCAGCCGGGACGACCTTGTGGCCCACGTGTATGACGTGACCTACGGGGTGGTTAAACCAGAAGACAGTCTTGTAATTATAGATGATAGTATTGTTAGGGGAACCACTTTAAAGAAAAGCATCATAAAAATGATGGATAGGTTAAATCCCCGTCAGATTGTAGTAGTTTCTTCGGCACCACAAATTCGCTATCCAGATTGCTACGGTATAGATATGGCTCGCCTGGAAGGTCTTGTTGCTTTTAGAGCAGCCCTGGAGCTTCTAAAGGATAATAATCAGTACGATATTGTAGAAAAGGTTTACGAGAAGTGTAAACTTCAGGTAGATCTTGCCGATGAAGAAGTGAAGAATTTCGTTAAGGAAATCTACGAACCTTTTACCGATGAGCAGATCTCAGATAAAATTTCAGAATTGCTTTGCGACACCGATGTAAAGGCAGATGTAAAAGTGATATACCAAACGGTAGATAATTTGCATAAAGCCTGCCCTAAAAACCTGGGTGACTGGTATTTTACGGGTAACTATCCAACAAATGGTGGTAATCGCGTGGTAAATAGAGCTTTTATTAATTTCTATGAAGGAAACGAAGGAAGAGCCTATTAA